TTATCAACAAGTAGGTTCCCTGCTCTAAAACTACCTGTTAGTATCAATTCCCAAGTTCTCAGCCAATATAAGCATCGACAAGTTCAGGAGCACTGACTAAAATATACTTCTGGCAAAAAATAAATGGAAGTCAGGATGCCAATCAATCATCCATTGCTAGTAAGTGAGAATGCAAGGAGAACAAACAGGAGGGTGAATGTAATCATAAAAGCAGCAAAGGATAAGATGACACCCTGTGAGAAGGTCCTCTTTGACTGTCCAGCCATCTCAACTTCATTTAGCAGCCCCCTTATTTCGTCGATGTCCGAGTCCTTTGCAGCATGAAATAATCTGTTCTGAACCTCATCGAGTTTGGCGAGTCTTCTAGCTTGATCTGAATCCCTGGTGGACCAGATGAACCCAGTGACCCGCCACAAGAGGATTCCAACGTAAATTGCTACAATGCAGTCGGCACTATAATGGTAACGCTCCCGTATCTCCCTCTGGGCACTGTGCAGGACTAGAAACCATATCCCACCTGATATCCATCCCCCGTACGCTTCCTGCGAGGTGCCACATGGACATATATAGTATTAAGCTGGACATCTGTCCCTTTAGAACAAATGGATATTTGTACAGGGATTAATTGACAACACAAAAATTAAGCATAAAAACTGTCCGAATGTAGCGTGGCGTTCATATTGAAGAGAGGAAGATAGATAACACCAAGCTGAAGTCTTCACCACAACAAAGTTTTTACACTACAGGAAAGACAATGAATGGTATAAATGCAACAATGGCATACGAAAGACCAACGGGAACTGGTCGATGGCCTCTTTTACATGGACTTAACTGCAAGACCCATATTGAGCAATCACCTCTAAGGCTAATCCAGAACCACATATTAGCAAGGGTGTGCATATCACACTCCTTGGTTGTGACATAAGAATGTTTGAACATAGGGGTGATCCTGGTGAGTCAATTTCATATCATTTGTAGCATGACATGCAAAGATTAAAAAGAAGTAAGTTCTGTGAAGATGACAACACAACATACCGTCCATGCCATAGCAGTCAGGACAGCAACAAACATGTGCCCACTATATATAAGATCATTGCAACCACCACCGGATTTATTCACCAAATGATACCATGAAGGGCCCTCTCCGGCAGATGGCCTCAATATGTCTATTAGGAAGCTCATATGTGCCCAATCAGGTCTATAGTGATCAGTATAATTTTGAACACTGGCTGCAATAAGAAAATGATCCTAAACAGTTACTAGAAGTCAACCAAATTAAAGCAGCTACACCAGGAAGTTTCATAAGTTAAATGCTCTAACCATATGGCATATCCACTAGTATGATCCTGCGGATTGCACGCGGATCAGAAGCATACGGAACATAATACTTCTGTGCCCAAGCATGAGGATGGTCAGGTATTTTATATCGAGCAGCAGCACACCAAGGCCTTGCAGATGGAAGAATAGTAGAAACAAATGTTATGGTCCGAAGAAAACGCCCGACCGCCATAGCGAACATATACCTTGTGCCTATTCCAAGGCCAGGACCTTTGATGCAGTCAAAAAATGCCGAGAATCCCAACATGATAAACAACATCAAGTAACTATGTAGAGTGATGATGTGGGCTCTCAATAGATAAACCACAGTTTGAGGAAGCCTCTCGTTTAGTGCTAGAAGAAGCCACTGACCAGTGTCGGGAAGAGGAGCAGTAGATCTGTTAATGTTATTGAACATGTCTTAGTTCAGGTCTTTGAAGGCTGCAGAGTATGTGCATGTCCCTAAAAGCGCAATATGCAGTATgatgtattgcacttgcactaaACACTCGAATACATGAAAAATGAACCTTTTGAAGAGTGTACCAAGAGTGTTGATGTTGCCAAGGACCAAGGTAGCATCCCTATATCTTATAGGCAATAAAAGTAAGAGAAAAGTATATTTTTTGTCCCTCAACTTTGGGCAgagtctagatttggtccctcaacttcAAAACCGGACAAAAGTTGCACCCTTAATTCTTCAAACCAGTCAAGTTTCGTCCCTTGATCTGAAAGAAGCGGTATCCATGCTGAGTCAACATGGTTTTGACCAGTAGATGTCCTTCGTCCTTCGTCCTTCTCATCCTATCTCTTGTAGGCATTTTGACGAGCACTTGCAGCGAGCCTGCACTTCCACCACCTCGTTGGCTGCACTTGCAGCCCTTCCGTCGGAGCCCAGCCACAGCGCCTCCGCAGCAGCACGGTGTGTTGGATTTGAGCCTGCTAGATCAAAGAAGCTATGCGTACGTGCAAGCTAACAAGTACGCTAGCAAGCTGCTTAATTGATCTACAGGACCAATACGTGTAGCCGCTGCCTGAA
The sequence above is drawn from the Triticum aestivum cultivar Chinese Spring chromosome 7A, IWGSC CS RefSeq v2.1, whole genome shotgun sequence genome and encodes:
- the LOC123150770 gene encoding protein PHLOEM UNLOADING MODULATOR-like isoform X2 produces the protein MPRPKAERPVPPPAPRRPLAAGGLGLAAAAYVGVDYLSRASPSLHGRLQPAIWAALAFATAARAPFYRRWDAEIRAAPWFLAAMVLMLAALLCEAISVRFVSSVLGLRWHRSTAPLPDTGQWLLLALNERLPQTVVYLLRAHIITLHSYLMLFIMLGFSAFFDCIKGPGLGIGTRPWCAAARYKIPDHPHAWAQKYYVPYASDPRAIRRIILVDMPYASVQNYTDHYRPDWAHMSFLIDILRPSAGEGPSWYHLVNKSGGGCNDLIYSGHMFVAVLTAMAWTEAYGGWISGGIWFLVLHSAQREIRERYHYSADCIVAIYVGILLWRVTGFIWSTRDSDQARRLAKLDEVQNRLFHAAKDSDIDEIRGLLNEVEMAGQSKRTFSQGVILSFAAFMITFTLLFVLLAFSLTSNG
- the LOC123150770 gene encoding protein PHLOEM UNLOADING MODULATOR-like isoform X1, whose translation is MPRPKAERPVPPPAPRRPLAAGGLGLAAAAYVGVDYLSRASPSLHGRLQPAIWAALAFATAARAPFYRRWDAEIRAAPWFLAAMVLMLAALLCEAISVRFVSSVLGLRWHRSTAPLPDTGQWLLLALNERLPQTVVYLLRAHIITLHSYLMLFIMLGFSAFFDCIKGPGLGIGTRYMFAMAVGRFLRTITFVSTILPSARPWCAAARYKIPDHPHAWAQKYYVPYASDPRAIRRIILVDMPYASVQNYTDHYRPDWAHMSFLIDILRPSAGEGPSWYHLVNKSGGGCNDLIYSGHMFVAVLTAMAWTEAYGGWISGGIWFLVLHSAQREIRERYHYSADCIVAIYVGILLWRVTGFIWSTRDSDQARRLAKLDEVQNRLFHAAKDSDIDEIRGLLNEVEMAGQSKRTFSQGVILSFAAFMITFTLLFVLLAFSLTSNG